A segment of the Bordetella flabilis genome:
GGGCTATTGCTATGCGGTGAACACGTCGGGCCGGTTGTTGCAGGTCGCCGTAACCGACCTGCTGGCGCCGCTGCTGCTCGGGCAGGACAGTTGGCGCATCGAAGGACTATGGCGCGACATGTACCAGGAAGCGCTGCTGCAAGGCCGCGCCGGCGCGGTGCTGCGCGCGCTGTCGGCGCTGGACATCGCGCTCTGGGACCTGAACGCGCGCAGCGTCGGCCAGCCCCTATACAAGCTGCTGGGCGCGACCGTGTTGGACAAGGTGCCCGCTTATGCCAGCGGCGGTTATTACTGGCCCGGCAAGACGGACGACGACCTGGCGGCGGAGATGCGCGCGTTCGTCGACCAGGGCTACAAGGCCGTCAAGATCAAGGTCGGCAAGCTCACGCCCGGCCAGGAAGCCGAGCGTGTCGGCAAGGTACGGGCAGCCATCGGCCCCGACGCCCACCTGATGCTGGATGCCAACAACGCCTGGCCCGACCTGGCGACGGCGTTGCAGTACATGGAGCGCATCGAGCCGCACCGGCCCTATTGGATCGAGGAACCGTTCTCGCCGGACGACATCGATAACCATGTGCGCCTGGCCCGCGCCAGCCGGGTGCCCGTGGCCACCGGCGAGATCGAGGCCGGCCGCTGGCGTTTCAAGGAGGTGCTGGAACGCGGCGCCGCCTCCATCCTGCAGACCGACGCCACCGTGTGCGGCGGTATCACGGAGTGGCGCCGGATCGCCGCCACGGCGGCCAGCTTCGGCGTGCCGGTGGCGCCCCACGCATGGCACGACATCCACGTGCACCTGGTCGCGTCCTGCCCCAACGCGAACTGGATGGAGTTCATGCCGGACGACCACATCGTGAACCTGCGCCGCCTGCTGGACCGCCAGCTGGAAGCGCGCGACGGCAATCTGCTGCTTCCCACGGAGCCCGGACTGGCGTTCCGCTTCGACGACGCGGCGGTCGCCCGCTATGGCGTGACCTATCCGGGAAACGCCGGCCCCTGGGTCACGCTGCAACGCCAATAGGCAAGGAAGCCCCATGAAGATCACCGCTGTACAAACGCTGGCGCTGGAGGCGCCGCTGGACAAGCCCTGGCGTATTTCCACTTTCACCCTGAGCTCCCTGACCGCCACGGCGGTCAGGATAGTCACCGACGAAGGCATCCATGGCACGGGCGAGTGCATCGCCCGGCTGGGCCCCGGCGTGACCGCCGCGGTGGTGCGCGAGATCCTGGCGCCTGTTCTGCTGGGCCGCGATCCCTGCAATGTGGAGGGCCTGTGGGAAGACATGTATCGCACGATGCGCGCACGCGGCCACTCGCGCGGCTTCCTGTTGGAAGCGATCTCGGGTGTCGATATCGCGCTGTGGGACTTGCTGGGCAAATCCGCCGGCAAGCCGACATGGCAATTGCTCGCGGGCCATGGCCGCCAGCAGATCCAGGTATACGCTTCTTCCGTCCTGCTGGACACGCCAGAGGTCATGGCGGAAGAAGCGCGCGCGCTGGTACGCCAAGGCTACCGCGCCATCAAGCTGAAGGTCGGCGAGGGTATCCATGCCGATATCCCGCGCATCGAGGCGGTGCGCGCGGCCGTGGGCAGCGGCATCGAAATCATGCTGGATGCCAACGCCGGCTATGACCCCGTGTCGGCCATCGTGGTGGGCCGGGCGTCCGAGCGGCTGGGCGTGTACTGGCTGGAAGAGCCCGTGCTGGCCGACGACCTGCCCGGCTATGCCCGCGTCCGCGAGGCCGTCAAGGACATACGCCTGGCGGCCGGCGAAGGCGAATTCACCAGCGCGGGATTCCGGCCCTTCTTCGAGCAGGGGCTGCTGGACGTGGCCCAGCCCGATATCGCACGGGCTGGCGGCTTCACCGGTTGCCGCCGCATCGCCGCCTATGCCGATGCATACAACATCGCGGTGTGCCCGCATACGGGCGCGTCAGGCCCCATCTGCATCGCGGCGTCCATGCATCTGTCGGCGGCCATCCCGCAGTTCCGCTATTTCGAGGACATGTACATCCGCAATCCGCTCCACGACATGCTGGCGCGGCCCCTGCCCGCCCAGCGCGACGGCCTCATCGCCGTGTCGAACGAGCCCGGGCTGGGCGTGACGCTGGACGACGCGGCGCTGCGCCGGTACGCGCGCGGCGGCCAGGATTGGCAGGACTGCGGGGATCAGCGGCCGTCCGCACGCCCGAGGTCGGAAGGATAAGCATACCGCGCGGTGGGCACCGCCCCGGGGATCACTAGCCGTGGCGCCCGCGTTGCCGGCGCGAATTCCCGGGCTGCCTCACTGCGCGCCGGACTTCCCTTCGCTAGCGCGGGCGGCCCGGGCATCCCCCTTCGGATCTGCGCCTTGCTGCAGGAAGAACCCGTCACGATTGGGCATGCGCACCTTCGCGAGAGCCGCCGCATCCAGCGTCGCGTCGTCCTTCACGATGCCGTTCATCGCGAGCAGGTATGCCGTCACGGCATAGACTTCGTCGCTGCTCAGCGACTGCGGCGCCGTCAGGGGCATCGCGCGACGGATGTAGTCGAACAGCGTGGTCGCATACGGCCAAAAGCTCCCGACGGTGCGTACCGGTTTGCCGCTTGCAAGGGTACCCATGCCGCCCTCCAGGCGGTCGCCCATGCCGCCTTCCCCTTTGGCGCCGTGGCACGCCGCGCACTGCGCCGCATAAATCTGCTTGCCTTGCTGCACCGTGCCCTGCCCTGGCGGCAGATTCGTCCCGTCGGGAAAAACGTCGATGTTCCAACCCGCGATCTGTTCAGGCGTGGCGGGCGTGCCCAGGCCGTAGCGGTCCGCGGCCTGCGATGGCGCGATGCAGGCAAGCAGGGCCGCGGTAGCGGAGAGGCAGGCCAGGCGCATGGAAGTGTCTCTAGAGGCGTGCATTGGTCACTTCCCCGGATTCGGCGATGCGCCACGGCGTCATGGCGTTGTTGTGATAGAAGTAATTGGGACCGCGTACCGCCAGCAAGTCCTCCAGTGCCGGCTGCACATAGCCGGTCTCGTCGGTTGCCCTGCTCATGATGACCGCCGGACTGCCGTCCCAACGCCATGGCAACCGGAAACGCGTGATCGCGCGCGTCAATACCGGATCCTGCAGCCGGGCCTCCTGCCAGGTCTGGCCGTTATCCACCGACACGTCCACACGGGTTATCTTGCCGTGCCCACTCCAGGCGATGCCGCGGATTTCGCAGAACCCGGGCCCCGGCAAGCGCTGCATGCCCGACGGTGCGGTGATGATGGACTTGGCCTCCATATAGAAGCTGAACTTGCGCGCCTTGCCGTCCGGCATGAGGTCCGTGTATTTGGAGGTCTCCTCGCGGGTATAGGCGGGCTCGGCGACCACATGCAGGCGTCGCAGCCACTTGATGCTCATGTTGCCCTCATATCCGGGCAACAGCAGCCGTACCGGATACCCTTGCTCGGGACGCAACCGTTCGCCGTTCTGGCTGTAGACGAGCATCGCGTCATCCAGACATTTCTCGATCGGGATGCTGCGGTTCATCGCGGCGGCATCCGCCCCTTCGGCGATGATCCACTTCGCGTCCTTCTTCAACCCGGCTTCTTCCAATACGGTCTTCAGGGGCACGCCCGTCCATTCGGCGCAGGACACCAGTCCATTCGCCTCGGCCGCGGTCTTGCCATATGCCGTGTAGCTGGGGTTGCCCGAGCATTCCAGGAAATAGATATGCGATTCGGATGGGAAGCGGCGCAGCGCTTCCATCGTGAAGACCAGCGGCCTTTCCACCAGTCCATGCACCATCAGGCGGTGCTGCGCCGGGTCGATCTCCGGCACGCCGCCATGATGGCGCTCGTAGAACAGGCCATTGGGCGTGATGATCCCGTCGAGTTCCTGCAATGGCGTGCGGGTCGAGGAAGAAAAGTACTGTTTATCCGTCGAACGCAGATGGCGAACGACATCTTTCTCGTACAAGGAAGGGACGCCATAGAGTTTGCCGCCGGTGGGCGCTCCTGGCTTCCCGGTCCATTCCGGCACGGCCGGCGGCAGGTTGCCCGAAGCTGGCGTCGCGGCGCTGGCGGACGCGGCGCCTGGAGGCTGCTGGGCCAATGCGGTACCCGCCGCTCCGGCCAGTCCAACCATCACACCCTGGCGCAGGAATCGCCGCCGGTTCGCCTTGTCGGGCACGAGGCCCGCGGGACTGGGTAGCTCTTTCTTCATCGCCTTCCCTCCTTGGATTCCATCGACACTAGCGCAGGTCGGGGCGCTTGTCGATCGGCATCCGGCAGGCGGACGGATGAACACCCTGCCGTGCGGCGACGCGCACAACGGAAGGGCGCCGACCCGCGGCGCCCTTCGCTGCAGCAAACTTTCCGGCGCCGCGACGCAACGCCGGCGCACACACGCCGTCAGCCGCTATTGCGCAGCCCGGCCGCGATCCCGTTGATCGAGATGTGTATCCCGGTCTTGACCACCGCGTCTCCCCTGCCCTCGCGATAACGCTGCATCAGCTCGACCTGCACATGGTGCAGCGGATCCAGATACGGGAACCGGTGGCTGATGGAGCGCGCCAGCACCGGGTTGCGTGCCAGCCGTTCACGGTCGCCGGTGATGCGGGACAGCGCCTGCGCGGTGCGCCGCCATTCGGCCTGGATGGCGGCGAAGACCCGCTGGCGCAAAGCGTCGTCGTCCACCAGTTCGGCATAGCGCGACGCCAGCGCCAGGTCGGATTTGGCCAGCACCATGTCCAGGTTGGAGAGCAGCGTGCGGAAGAACGGCCACTGGCGGTACATGGCGCGCAGCGCTTCCCAACGCTGGTCGGCATCCCCCGCCGCATCCTTGTCGTCCGGGCCGGCGCCGACAAAGGCTTGTACCGCCGTGCCGAACCCGTACCATCCCGGCAGCGTCAGGCGGCACTGCCCCCAGCTGAATCCCCAGGGAATGGCGCGCAGGTCCTCGATCTTCTGGCTGCCCGTGCGCGATGCCGGACGCGATCCGATATTCAATTCGGCAATCTCGCGGATCGGCGTCGAACCGAAGAAGTAGGCGCCGAAGCCGGGCGTTTCATACACCAGCGCGCGATAGGCGCCCATGCTCGCTTCGGACAACGCGGCGGCGGCGCTCAGGAAGGCTTCCGGCGCCGGCTCGTCGATCTGCACCAGCGTGGCCTCGAGCGTGGCCGCCACCAGGGTTTCCAGGTTGCGCCGGCCGATGTCCGG
Coding sequences within it:
- the soxC gene encoding sulfite dehydrogenase, encoding MKKELPSPAGLVPDKANRRRFLRQGVMVGLAGAAGTALAQQPPGAASASAATPASGNLPPAVPEWTGKPGAPTGGKLYGVPSLYEKDVVRHLRSTDKQYFSSSTRTPLQELDGIITPNGLFYERHHGGVPEIDPAQHRLMVHGLVERPLVFTMEALRRFPSESHIYFLECSGNPSYTAYGKTAAEANGLVSCAEWTGVPLKTVLEEAGLKKDAKWIIAEGADAAAMNRSIPIEKCLDDAMLVYSQNGERLRPEQGYPVRLLLPGYEGNMSIKWLRRLHVVAEPAYTREETSKYTDLMPDGKARKFSFYMEAKSIITAPSGMQRLPGPGFCEIRGIAWSGHGKITRVDVSVDNGQTWQEARLQDPVLTRAITRFRLPWRWDGSPAVIMSRATDETGYVQPALEDLLAVRGPNYFYHNNAMTPWRIAESGEVTNARL
- a CDS encoding c-type cytochrome, giving the protein MHASRDTSMRLACLSATAALLACIAPSQAADRYGLGTPATPEQIAGWNIDVFPDGTNLPPGQGTVQQGKQIYAAQCAACHGAKGEGGMGDRLEGGMGTLASGKPVRTVGSFWPYATTLFDYIRRAMPLTAPQSLSSDEVYAVTAYLLAMNGIVKDDATLDAAALAKVRMPNRDGFFLQQGADPKGDARAARASEGKSGAQ
- a CDS encoding mandelate racemase/muconate lactonizing enzyme family protein — its product is MAVIESVSACIARVPLDNPVQFSTRTVNAREYCLVRVRDRDGVEGVGYCYAVNTSGRLLQVAVTDLLAPLLLGQDSWRIEGLWRDMYQEALLQGRAGAVLRALSALDIALWDLNARSVGQPLYKLLGATVLDKVPAYASGGYYWPGKTDDDLAAEMRAFVDQGYKAVKIKVGKLTPGQEAERVGKVRAAIGPDAHLMLDANNAWPDLATALQYMERIEPHRPYWIEEPFSPDDIDNHVRLARASRVPVATGEIEAGRWRFKEVLERGAASILQTDATVCGGITEWRRIAATAASFGVPVAPHAWHDIHVHLVASCPNANWMEFMPDDHIVNLRRLLDRQLEARDGNLLLPTEPGLAFRFDDAAVARYGVTYPGNAGPWVTLQRQ
- a CDS encoding mandelate racemase/muconate lactonizing enzyme family protein, which codes for MKITAVQTLALEAPLDKPWRISTFTLSSLTATAVRIVTDEGIHGTGECIARLGPGVTAAVVREILAPVLLGRDPCNVEGLWEDMYRTMRARGHSRGFLLEAISGVDIALWDLLGKSAGKPTWQLLAGHGRQQIQVYASSVLLDTPEVMAEEARALVRQGYRAIKLKVGEGIHADIPRIEAVRAAVGSGIEIMLDANAGYDPVSAIVVGRASERLGVYWLEEPVLADDLPGYARVREAVKDIRLAAGEGEFTSAGFRPFFEQGLLDVAQPDIARAGGFTGCRRIAAYADAYNIAVCPHTGASGPICIAASMHLSAAIPQFRYFEDMYIRNPLHDMLARPLPAQRDGLIAVSNEPGLGVTLDDAALRRYARGGQDWQDCGDQRPSARPRSEG